Genomic DNA from Calditrichota bacterium:
ACCGGCTGGAGGCGGATCAACATCGGGATGATAATTCAGAACTTCGGACCCGATATGAAGTTCGTCCGCGAGCCGTTCCCCCTTCCGATCACGTTCAAGTTCGGGGCATCGATGTTGGCTTACGAGGAGGGTCCGCACAGCCTACTGGCAGCCGGGGAGTTCCTCCACCCTAACGACAACCTCGAACTCTACCGACTTGGTCTTGAATATACTTATACTCGGCTTGTCAGTTTTCGCTTTGGCAAGCAGATCAACGGGCTGAGCCGGGCCAAATGGGAAGAATACAAAGAGAATCCGCAAAAGGATCCTTTCATCGAATACCCACTCTTCGATGAAGACGGCGCGCTTACGCTCGATGGCATTTCGATAGGGTTAGGTTTGCAGATTCCTCAGGCGGGAGTCAACGTTGATTATGCATGGGTCGGGCTCGGAACATTGGGCAACGCGCACCGCTTCACGATCGCCTACCGTCTGCCCTTCGCTCTCTTTTAGTTGACAGAGGAATGAAAAGGAAGCAGAACCAAGCAGGAGAAGACGATTTGCGACGCTCCCCAAACCGCCGGTTCGCAGGCGGGTTGATGGTGTTCGCTCTCGCAGCGGCGCTATGCAGTCCTGCCCATGCACTTGACGTCTCGGGCACACTTGCCGGCGGCGAATGGAGCCTCACTGACAGCCCGGTGCGGGTGGTAGGAGACATCGAACTGCCGGCAGGAGCGCGGCTCGATGTGCGTCCCGGAGTCCGCGTCGAGTTCACCGGCGCATTTTCGTTCACGGTGCGCGGTCTGCTCGACGCCGCCGGTACTGCAGATAGACCAGTCGTATTCACCGCATCGGATCCGGGCATTCCAGACAACCGTTGGAAAGGCATCCGGTTCATCAATGCTGCGCGCAACTCGCGTCTCCACTTCTGCCGTATCGAGT
This window encodes:
- a CDS encoding PorV/PorQ family protein, with the protein product WCQQLTDKFSVGATFKYLHERLADETASGWSSDVGTFYATGWRRINIGMIIQNFGPDMKFVREPFPLPITFKFGASMLAYEEGPHSLLAAGEFLHPNDNLELYRLGLEYTYTRLVSFRFGKQINGLSRAKWEEYKENPQKDPFIEYPLFDEDGALTLDGISIGLGLQIPQAGVNVDYAWVGLGTLGNAHRFTIAYRLPFALF